A region from the Methylocella sp. genome encodes:
- a CDS encoding chloride channel protein has protein sequence MAYAAGANLKSQLIRPIAERLPALVRRDEIGLIFLGLLSGCIAGLLAAAILAGSRFLHYHLFGHEQVSGLAQLDSPLQALAPLAGGLLLGISGIFLHKWRPKRPVDPIEANALRGGRMSLADSMVITAQTVISNGFGASVGLEAAYTQMGSGFASFVGGLFRLRRADMRMLVACGSAGAIGAAFGAPLTGAFYAFELILGTYTPFGLAPVGAAAVGGVLVSRLFPSAGDFMGMAAASSPLSQTDMLMMLLLGVFCAGFGIAVMRGVSFIEAAFRWTRLPQPLHPALGGLVVGGLALLTPQVLASGHSAAVALFSEMAPAIGVIALALGLKAIAATISLGSGFRGGLFFASLYLGGMIGRVYCYGIGLYDPSLAPDASVCAIVGMTALAVAIVGAPLTMSFLALETTGNFPLSLVMLAVSTIVSVIVRRSFGYSFATWRLHLRGESIRSAQDIGWMRDLTVGRLMRPDVQTARSDMTISEFIKRFPLGSTQCVVAIDPSGRYKGIVFVANAHLLPKDAVANGADLTAVSRNLEQFLEPEMNITLAAQIFEQNESEALAVVDNAVDRRVIGLLTEAHVLRRYAEELDKARSELSGENWGVRA, from the coding sequence ATGGCTTATGCTGCGGGCGCAAATCTCAAATCTCAATTGATCCGCCCCATCGCCGAGCGGCTCCCCGCGCTGGTCCGGCGCGACGAAATCGGCCTCATTTTCCTGGGGCTGCTCAGCGGCTGCATCGCCGGCCTATTGGCGGCGGCCATCCTAGCAGGCTCGCGTTTTCTGCATTATCACCTATTCGGGCACGAGCAAGTGAGCGGGCTCGCGCAGCTCGACTCGCCGCTGCAGGCGCTGGCGCCATTGGCGGGCGGCCTGCTGCTCGGCATTTCTGGAATTTTCCTTCACAAATGGCGCCCGAAAAGGCCCGTCGATCCGATTGAGGCCAACGCATTGCGCGGCGGCCGCATGTCGCTTGCCGACAGCATGGTCATCACCGCGCAAACAGTGATCTCGAACGGTTTTGGCGCTTCGGTTGGCCTTGAAGCCGCCTATACGCAGATGGGTTCCGGCTTCGCCTCCTTTGTCGGCGGCTTGTTCCGGCTGCGGCGCGCCGATATGCGCATGTTGGTGGCTTGCGGTTCGGCGGGCGCCATCGGCGCCGCCTTCGGGGCGCCTCTCACCGGCGCATTTTACGCATTCGAATTGATTCTTGGAACTTACACGCCGTTCGGGCTGGCCCCCGTCGGGGCCGCGGCGGTCGGCGGCGTTCTGGTCTCTCGACTGTTCCCCTCAGCCGGCGACTTCATGGGAATGGCGGCGGCGAGCTCGCCCCTCTCGCAGACCGATATGCTTATGATGTTGCTGCTCGGGGTGTTTTGCGCCGGCTTCGGCATCGCCGTCATGCGCGGCGTGAGCTTCATCGAGGCGGCTTTCCGCTGGACCCGCCTGCCTCAGCCGCTCCATCCTGCGCTCGGGGGCCTTGTCGTCGGCGGTTTGGCGCTATTAACGCCACAGGTGCTCGCATCCGGCCACAGCGCCGCGGTTGCGCTTTTCAGCGAAATGGCTCCCGCAATCGGAGTAATTGCCCTCGCGCTCGGCCTGAAAGCCATCGCCGCGACGATTTCGCTTGGATCTGGCTTCCGCGGCGGCCTTTTTTTCGCCTCGCTTTATCTCGGCGGCATGATCGGCCGAGTCTATTGCTACGGAATCGGGCTCTATGATCCATCGCTCGCGCCGGACGCCTCTGTGTGCGCCATCGTCGGCATGACAGCCCTCGCGGTCGCGATCGTCGGCGCCCCGCTGACCATGAGTTTTCTGGCGCTGGAGACAACCGGCAATTTTCCCCTGAGCCTCGTGATGTTGGCGGTTTCGACAATCGTCTCCGTGATCGTGCGGCGCAGCTTCGGCTATTCCTTCGCGACATGGCGCCTGCACCTGCGCGGAGAATCGATCCGCAGCGCCCAAGACATCGGTTGGATGCGCGATCTGACTGTCGGCCGTTTGATGCGGCCTGACGTTCAGACCGCGCGATCGGATATGACTATTTCGGAATTCATAAAGCGCTTCCCGCTCGGGTCCACGCAATGCGTCGTCGCGATCGATCCATCCGGCCGCTACAAAGGCATTGTTTTCGTCGCCAACGCCCATCTCCTGCCCAAAGATGCGGTCGCGAACGGAGCCGATCTGACCGCCGTCTCCCGCAATCTCGAACAGTTCCTGGAGCCGGAAATGAACATCACGCTGGCGGCGCAGATCTTTGAACAAAACGAGAGCGAGGCCCTGGCGGTCGTCGATAATGCCGTCGATCGGCGGGTTATTGGGCTCTTGACCGAGGCGCATGTGCTTCGCCGCTATGCCGAGGAGCTCGACAAAGCGCGCTCTGAACTTTCCGGCGAAAACTGGGGCGTTCGCGCTTAG
- a CDS encoding 2OG-Fe(II) oxygenase, with protein sequence MVQASTLNPPDWVEDGANRSRDQIVINGVSLGFDEILNQEFFAPKKVDSLRDAFKDNVPFKHIVFEGLFSPKLLELMHSDFDRVNWNDWRRYDNQNERKRGSAPKTRFGRAAELYFNTVNSGIFIDFLEQVTGINSLVPDPELHAGGLHEIPTGGKFALHTDFNQHPITKLDNRLVFITYLNKDWKSSYGGELELWDADENKCVREIEPVFGRSILFYQSSKSLHGHPNPVNAPDGRPRRSAAAYFYSNGRSDGESAGFHTTLFPNLVTLSRGEKLNNAMKYLTPPILLDAIRKVKSYLR encoded by the coding sequence ATGGTCCAGGCTTCGACATTGAACCCGCCCGATTGGGTTGAAGACGGCGCAAATCGCTCTCGCGACCAAATCGTCATCAATGGCGTCTCCTTAGGCTTCGACGAAATCTTGAACCAGGAGTTTTTTGCGCCGAAGAAAGTCGATTCCCTGCGCGACGCGTTCAAGGACAATGTTCCGTTCAAGCATATCGTCTTCGAAGGTCTTTTCTCGCCGAAGCTTCTTGAGCTGATGCATTCAGATTTCGATCGTGTGAATTGGAACGACTGGCGTCGCTACGACAATCAGAATGAGAGAAAACGCGGTTCGGCGCCCAAAACTCGTTTCGGGCGCGCGGCCGAGCTCTATTTCAACACAGTCAATTCGGGGATTTTCATCGATTTCCTCGAGCAAGTCACAGGAATCAACAGCCTCGTGCCGGATCCCGAACTTCACGCCGGCGGCCTCCACGAGATCCCAACAGGCGGCAAGTTCGCGCTACACACGGATTTCAACCAGCATCCGATCACGAAGCTCGACAATCGCCTCGTCTTCATCACCTATCTCAACAAAGATTGGAAATCGTCCTATGGCGGCGAGCTTGAGTTATGGGATGCGGACGAAAATAAATGCGTCAGGGAGATTGAGCCCGTCTTCGGTCGCTCCATTCTCTTCTACCAGTCATCCAAAAGCCTGCATGGACATCCAAATCCCGTTAACGCCCCGGATGGAAGACCGCGCCGCTCCGCCGCGGCGTATTTCTACAGCAATGGGCGATCCGACGGGGAAAGCGCAGGCTTTCACACCACGCTGTTTCCCAATTTGGTTACGCTCTCTCGCGGCGAAAAACTCAACAACGCGATGAAATATCTGACCCCGCCGATTCTGCTCGACGCGATTCGCAAGGTGAAGTCCTATCTGCGCTGA
- the ruvB gene encoding Holliday junction branch migration DNA helicase RuvB — protein MPTSPRRLVAPESREDDAEMSLRPLSLADFTGQGPARANLKVFIEAAKARREALDHVLFWGPPGLGKTTLAQIVARELGVNFRSTSGPVIAKAGDLAAQLTALEERDVLFIDEIHRLNPAVEEILYPAMEDFQLDLIIGEGPGARSVKIDLAKFTLVGATTRAGLLTTPLRDRFGIPIRLEFYTVAELERIVRRGARVMAIAISDDGANEIAKRARGTPRIAGRLLRRVRDFAAVDGEPEITRTVADKALRLLDVDTIGLDQMDRRYLQTIALSFGGGPVGIETIAAALSEPRDAIEDIIEPYLIQQGFLQRTPRGRVLTGHAFRHLGLQEPAREKTQFQLFSEGEDDLPSD, from the coding sequence TTGCCCACTAGCCCCCGCCGGCTTGTCGCCCCGGAATCCCGTGAAGATGACGCAGAAATGTCGCTGCGTCCGCTCAGCCTCGCCGATTTTACCGGGCAAGGGCCGGCGCGCGCCAATCTGAAAGTTTTCATCGAGGCGGCCAAAGCGCGGCGGGAGGCTCTCGACCACGTGCTGTTCTGGGGGCCGCCGGGACTCGGCAAAACGACTTTGGCGCAGATCGTCGCGCGCGAGCTTGGCGTCAATTTTCGCTCCACCTCCGGGCCGGTGATCGCCAAAGCCGGCGATCTCGCCGCGCAGCTCACCGCCCTTGAGGAGCGCGATGTTCTGTTCATCGATGAAATCCATCGCCTCAACCCGGCGGTGGAAGAAATCCTCTATCCGGCGATGGAGGATTTCCAGCTCGATCTCATTATAGGCGAGGGTCCGGGCGCCCGCTCGGTGAAGATCGATCTGGCCAAATTCACGCTTGTTGGGGCGACCACTCGCGCCGGCCTCCTCACGACGCCGCTGCGAGACCGATTCGGCATTCCGATCCGGCTCGAATTCTATACCGTGGCGGAGCTTGAGCGCATCGTGCGCCGCGGCGCGCGCGTGATGGCCATCGCCATCTCGGACGATGGGGCCAACGAGATCGCAAAACGCGCGCGCGGAACGCCGCGCATTGCGGGGCGCCTATTGCGCCGCGTCCGCGATTTCGCGGCGGTTGACGGAGAGCCGGAGATCACCCGGACAGTCGCGGACAAGGCGCTGCGGCTTCTCGACGTTGACACAATCGGCCTTGATCAAATGGACCGGCGCTACTTGCAGACGATCGCGCTGTCGTTTGGCGGCGGTCCGGTCGGAATCGAAACGATTGCGGCGGCGCTGTCAGAGCCGCGCGACGCGATCGAGGATATTATTGAGCCCTATCTGATCCAGCAGGGTTTTTTGCAGCGCACCCCGCGCGGCCGGGTTTTGACCGGACATGCCTTCCGGCATCTTGGGTTGCAGGAGCCGGCGCGCGAGAAGACGCAGTTCCAGTTGTTTTCTGAAGGCGAGGACGATCTGCCTTCAGATTGA
- a CDS encoding lysophospholipid acyltransferase family protein: MAYLRVLAIGLALIFFLCVVIPFQWIALRLRWPIRVWIPVALCRVLTRLLQLKILSQGAAETNQPRLLAANHISWIDILALSSVQPICFLAKREVLDWPIVGSFARLQETVFVDRKRRRSIIGVNAMMAQRMLEGRCALLFPEGTTGDGLSLRKFHSSHFAAARDLLVKARQIDAVAVQPVAIRYSSSSAAWIGDASLLPHLWSVIRGEPIRCDLVFGEPLAYGRESDRKDIARRVESAITEMLAAMAPVVDPNPAAAASLDGWAMT; encoded by the coding sequence ATGGCTTATCTGCGCGTCCTCGCAATTGGTCTAGCGCTGATCTTCTTTCTCTGTGTTGTCATTCCTTTTCAATGGATCGCGCTGCGCCTGCGCTGGCCAATCCGCGTCTGGATTCCAGTCGCCTTGTGTCGAGTCCTGACGAGGTTATTGCAGCTGAAAATCTTGTCGCAGGGCGCAGCTGAGACGAATCAGCCGCGGCTGCTCGCCGCAAATCACATATCTTGGATCGACATTTTGGCTCTGAGCAGCGTGCAGCCGATCTGTTTCCTCGCCAAGCGAGAGGTTCTGGACTGGCCGATCGTCGGTTCTTTTGCGCGGTTGCAGGAGACCGTCTTCGTCGATCGCAAAAGGCGCAGGTCAATTATCGGCGTCAACGCCATGATGGCGCAACGCATGCTGGAAGGCCGCTGCGCGCTGCTCTTTCCCGAAGGCACAACCGGCGACGGCCTATCGCTGCGTAAGTTTCACAGCTCTCACTTCGCCGCCGCGCGCGATCTTCTCGTCAAAGCGAGGCAGATCGATGCGGTCGCCGTACAACCCGTGGCGATTCGCTATTCATCGTCCTCGGCGGCGTGGATCGGCGATGCATCTTTGCTGCCGCATCTCTGGTCGGTCATCAGGGGCGAGCCGATCCGATGCGATCTCGTTTTCGGCGAGCCGCTCGCCTATGGCCGGGAGAGCGATCGCAAGGATATCGCCCGCCGGGTGGAATCGGCGATCACAGAGATGCTAGCTGCCATGGCTCCCGTAGTCGATCCGAACCCGGCGGCGGCGGCGAGCCTCGATGGTTGGGCGATGACCTGA
- a CDS encoding GNAT family N-acyltransferase, with protein MWPIGAPLGGIVYTPARFIKKRRRPIRDLSGLPAVLGRFGPFEVKLATTKREIRKAQRLRFEVFYEEGSAIPNQGSALVRRDICPFDAFCDHLLVIDMDAQNRFGRKKPKIVGTYRLLRRDVAERNLGFYSQREFDIAPLLARHAGKRFLELGRSCVHPKYRSKRAIELLWRGLWIYAKHHRVDVLIGCASLPGADPAALARPLSFLHHEASAAEEWSVRPLAGRAVEMGILDKSAIDVRRCVAALPPLLKAYLRVGARFGDGAVIDSQFGTTDVFTIMPLADIEDRYISYYGGPMEMPESSVA; from the coding sequence ATGTGGCCCATTGGCGCGCCCTTAGGCGGAATTGTTTACACCCCCGCCCGATTTATCAAAAAACGACGCCGCCCGATACGCGATCTCTCGGGGCTGCCGGCCGTGCTCGGTCGATTTGGCCCTTTCGAGGTCAAACTCGCCACAACGAAACGAGAGATCCGGAAGGCTCAGCGCCTGCGCTTTGAAGTCTTTTATGAGGAGGGTTCCGCAATCCCAAATCAGGGATCGGCGCTCGTCCGGCGCGACATTTGTCCGTTTGACGCTTTCTGCGACCATCTCCTCGTCATCGACATGGACGCGCAAAACCGCTTCGGCCGAAAGAAACCCAAGATCGTCGGCACCTACCGGCTGCTCCGCCGAGACGTGGCGGAGCGCAACCTCGGCTTCTACAGTCAACGCGAATTCGACATTGCGCCGCTTCTGGCGCGGCACGCCGGCAAGCGTTTCCTTGAGCTCGGCCGTTCATGCGTCCACCCGAAATATCGCTCGAAACGCGCCATTGAACTGTTGTGGCGAGGCCTCTGGATTTATGCCAAGCACCACCGCGTCGATGTTCTGATCGGCTGCGCGAGCCTGCCTGGCGCCGATCCAGCCGCCCTCGCCCGGCCGCTCAGTTTCTTGCATCATGAAGCTTCGGCTGCTGAGGAGTGGAGCGTCCGTCCGCTTGCCGGCCGCGCCGTCGAAATGGGAATTCTCGATAAAAGCGCCATCGACGTCAGGCGATGCGTTGCGGCCCTGCCGCCTTTGCTCAAGGCCTATTTGCGAGTTGGGGCGCGATTCGGCGACGGCGCGGTGATCGACTCGCAATTCGGCACGACCGACGTGTTTACGATCATGCCCCTCGCCGATATCGAGGATCGCTATATCAGCTACTACGGCGGCCCGATGGAAATGCCGGAAAGCTCGGTCGCCTGA
- a CDS encoding DUF1217 domain-containing protein: MLTATIDFNAITRDFSNTLAQTAAQPTVTRATNYFLANIGNVKSVSDLVNNDKLYNYVLTAFGLGDMTYAKGLITKVLEGGVSSSTSLANTLNDPRYKALASAFDFAANGAATTSAPSVQQTTVANHDQQPHECQRFAKPRQATTIYRPLHGNL; this comes from the coding sequence ATGCTCACAGCTACAATCGATTTCAATGCAATCACGCGGGATTTCTCAAATACATTGGCCCAAACTGCGGCGCAGCCAACTGTAACGCGGGCCACGAATTATTTTCTGGCGAACATCGGCAATGTGAAGTCCGTCAGCGACCTCGTGAACAACGATAAACTATACAATTATGTCCTGACTGCCTTCGGCCTCGGCGACATGACATATGCGAAGGGGTTGATCACCAAGGTTCTTGAGGGCGGCGTCTCGAGCAGCACAAGTCTCGCCAATACGCTGAACGATCCGCGCTACAAAGCGCTCGCTAGCGCGTTCGATTTCGCCGCCAATGGCGCGGCTACGACGAGCGCACCGTCGGTTCAGCAAACCACGGTCGCCAATCACGATCAACAGCCTCATGAATGTCAGCGATTTGCAAAACCCCGCCAAGCTACAACAATTTATCGGCCGCTTCACGGCAATCTATGA
- the flgF gene encoding flagellar basal-body rod protein FlgF: protein MQSGLYVTLSAQVALDRRLTTIAANVANQSTPGYRAEEIEFKTLLSKAGDTPVAFASQGSSFISRRAGVPIKTDNPLDVAVQGEGWLALQTPDGTVYTKDGRMRMLETGALVSVDGFPVLDAGNTAILLAPDGGPPTIAQDGMITQNGHQIGAIGIFSPDASASLKRYSNSGVISDKAATPELDFAHNGVAQGFIEGANINPVLEMAKLIMVSRAFESVASATEGSETSLKDAIKTLGGS from the coding sequence ATGCAGTCGGGACTCTATGTCACGCTTTCCGCTCAAGTGGCGCTCGACCGGCGATTGACGACGATCGCCGCCAACGTCGCCAATCAGAGCACGCCAGGATACAGGGCCGAGGAAATCGAGTTCAAAACCCTGCTCTCAAAGGCCGGAGACACTCCGGTCGCGTTCGCCTCGCAAGGCAGTTCCTTTATTTCCCGCCGCGCCGGCGTCCCGATCAAAACCGACAACCCGCTCGACGTTGCGGTTCAGGGCGAAGGCTGGCTGGCGCTGCAAACGCCCGACGGAACTGTCTACACCAAGGATGGCCGCATGCGCATGCTGGAAACCGGCGCATTGGTGAGCGTCGACGGTTTTCCCGTCCTTGACGCCGGCAATACCGCCATTCTGCTGGCTCCAGATGGCGGACCGCCGACCATCGCCCAAGATGGAATGATCACGCAGAATGGCCATCAGATCGGCGCCATCGGGATTTTTAGCCCTGACGCCAGCGCCTCGTTGAAGCGCTACAGCAATTCCGGCGTTATAAGCGATAAGGCCGCGACGCCCGAACTCGACTTCGCCCATAATGGCGTCGCGCAAGGCTTTATCGAGGGAGCCAACATCAATCCCGTGCTGGAAATGGCGAAGCTGATCATGGTCTCGCGAGCATTCGAAAGCGTGGCTTCCGCGACCGAAGGTTCCGAGACATCGCTGAAGGACGCCATCAAGACTCTCGGGGGTTCTTAA
- the fliI gene encoding flagellar protein export ATPase FliI yields MTLNALARLELALEQAWEEEPLVRVFGCVTEVSSSRARVTGLSPFLKLGECVSFDMDGAKHRAEVVRIDAQSASIKAFETNTLTRLGDRVFRAGPLRLSPHQSWKGRVINALGAPIDAAGPLRQGDVRSAIDAAPPSAMRRARITKPLRTGVRAIDLFTPICVGQRIGVFAGSGVGKSTLLAMLAASRDFDTVVVALVGERGREVREFLDDALAGNRALSVAVAATGDESPTMRRLAPKTAMTVAEFFRDQGDSVLLIIDSVTRYAHAARDVALAAGEPAVARGYAPSVFSDLPKLLERAGRGEEGKGSITGIFSVLVDGDDHNDPVADAVRGTLDGHIVLDRAIADQGRFPAVNVLASISRLAQIAWTNEQRDLVVKLRGLIARFEDTRDLRLMGGYRPGNDADLDQAVSLVPTIYQALTQSPRSPPSKDAFRELAKILQAK; encoded by the coding sequence ATGACCTTGAACGCGCTCGCCCGCCTCGAACTTGCCTTGGAGCAGGCGTGGGAAGAAGAGCCTCTGGTTCGCGTCTTCGGCTGCGTCACCGAAGTTTCTTCCTCCCGCGCGCGCGTAACGGGCCTGTCTCCTTTCTTGAAACTCGGCGAATGCGTGAGCTTCGACATGGACGGGGCGAAGCATCGCGCCGAAGTCGTGCGGATCGACGCGCAGAGCGCCAGCATCAAGGCCTTCGAGACCAACACGCTTACCCGTCTTGGCGACCGCGTGTTTCGCGCCGGTCCCTTGCGTCTTTCTCCGCATCAGAGTTGGAAAGGGCGCGTGATCAATGCGCTTGGCGCACCCATCGATGCGGCCGGACCGCTGCGCCAGGGCGATGTGAGATCCGCCATTGACGCCGCGCCGCCTTCCGCCATGCGCCGCGCCCGCATCACGAAACCGCTGCGGACAGGCGTCCGGGCCATCGACCTCTTCACGCCGATCTGCGTCGGCCAGCGCATTGGCGTTTTCGCCGGATCCGGCGTTGGCAAATCGACGCTCCTCGCCATGCTCGCCGCCTCGCGCGATTTCGATACTGTGGTGGTCGCCCTCGTTGGCGAGCGCGGCCGCGAAGTGCGCGAATTTCTCGACGATGCTTTGGCCGGCAATCGCGCGCTTTCGGTCGCCGTCGCCGCCACCGGAGACGAGAGCCCGACGATGCGGCGCCTCGCCCCCAAGACAGCGATGACCGTCGCCGAGTTCTTTCGCGACCAAGGCGATTCCGTGTTGCTGATCATCGATTCCGTCACGCGTTACGCCCACGCCGCGCGCGATGTCGCCTTGGCCGCGGGCGAACCCGCCGTGGCTCGCGGCTACGCCCCGAGCGTGTTCAGCGACCTGCCGAAACTGCTCGAACGCGCCGGGCGTGGCGAAGAAGGCAAAGGCTCAATCACCGGCATTTTTTCGGTGCTTGTCGATGGCGACGATCATAATGATCCCGTCGCCGACGCCGTGCGCGGCACGCTTGACGGACATATCGTGCTCGATCGCGCCATCGCCGATCAGGGGCGTTTTCCCGCCGTCAATGTCCTCGCCTCGATCTCGCGCTTGGCGCAAATCGCCTGGACCAATGAACAGCGCGACCTTGTCGTCAAATTGCGCGGTCTCATCGCCCGCTTCGAGGACACCCGCGACCTCCGCCTTATGGGCGGTTACCGGCCGGGCAACGACGCCGATCTCGATCAGGCCGTGTCCCTCGTGCCCACAATCTACCAAGCCCTGACGCAATCGCCGAGGTCGCCTCCGAGCAAAGATGCGTTCCGCGAACTCGCTAAAATCCTGCAAGCCAAATAA